A region of the Gloeocapsa sp. PCC 73106 genome:
AAGTAACTGAACGAGAAAAAGCATTTGAGTCTAAAGTATAAATCATAGTATACATTTGAAACCAAAGGATTCCGAACATTAAATAAACGCTGATTCCTCCTCGCAAAGTATCACCTGTAATTTTTTGATCATGAAAAATTTTTCTAACAATTATTAAAACTGCTAAAACCATAATAATAAAATTAATCGACTGACCGATTCCTTGAAAAAAACGATAATTATTGGTGTTCAGGATTTTAGAAATAATATTTAAAATAAAAGCAAAAATAGCTATTATCACCAAAAAATATTTAATTTTCATAGCTACATTAAAAGTGGCGATGATTGACAAAACTATAATTAAAAAAAAAGTTTTTAAAAAAAGCAAATCTGAAAGGTTATCAGCTTTGATGAAAGGAAAAAAGATTAAGAAGGCAAATAAAGAATAAAGCAGATATTGATAGGGATTATTGAAAAAAGATCGCTGCCAATTATATT
Encoded here:
- a CDS encoding ion channel, with translation MKYNWQRSFFNNPYQYLLYSLFAFLIFFPFIKADNLSDLLFLKTFFLIIVLSIIATFNVAMKIKYFLVIIAIFAFILNIISKILNTNNYRFFQGIGQSINFIIMVLAVLIIVRKIFHDQKITGDTLRGGISVYLMFGILWFQMYTMIYTLDSNAFSRSVTSHQLLYFSFVTLTTVGYGDILPINPVVMSLANLEAIVGQLYPAIIIARLVSLYSSSNLK